A stretch of Alkalicella caledoniensis DNA encodes these proteins:
- a CDS encoding NUDIX hydrolase, whose product MLHRIITDFDVIGGSKDLLERVDRYGARGVLLDENKKIALMYMKKVDLFKLPGGGIEEDENSEVAFLREIQEETGFECEIIEELGIVEEHKNINKFLQLSYCFLASKLPSDQNQSLSKNEQELGFELQWFELDHALRLLRQSFKKCEDYSMKFMMLRDATILEYTIKSSTRVN is encoded by the coding sequence ATGCTACATAGAATAATTACTGATTTTGATGTAATAGGTGGTTCAAAAGATTTATTAGAAAGGGTAGATAGATATGGGGCAAGGGGAGTACTACTTGACGAGAATAAAAAAATTGCTCTTATGTACATGAAAAAGGTAGATCTATTTAAATTACCAGGGGGTGGAATCGAGGAAGATGAGAATTCCGAGGTAGCTTTTTTAAGGGAGATCCAAGAAGAAACTGGTTTTGAATGTGAAATAATTGAAGAATTAGGTATTGTAGAAGAACACAAAAATATTAATAAATTTCTTCAACTATCCTATTGTTTTTTAGCTAGTAAGCTACCATCTGACCAAAATCAGAGTCTGTCTAAAAATGAGCAAGAGCTCGGGTTTGAGCTACAGTGGTTTGAGTTGGATCATGCTTTGAGGCTTTTAAGACAATCATTCAAAAAATGTGAAGATTACTCAATGAAATTCATGATGCTAAGGGATGCAACTATTCTTGAGTATACTATTAAATCAAGTACTAGAGTCAACTAG
- a CDS encoding SdpI family protein — MTLFFWIVDLLIPVSMIIIGILFRTRPPKNINYIYGYRTKRSMKSKEAWDYAHKLCGAAYLLMGILILVIVSIGKLQMSLAPEYLSLINAGIGIIALVIPIPYIEMKLKGKIEKK; from the coding sequence ATGACTTTATTCTTCTGGATTGTCGATTTACTGATCCCTGTATCAATGATAATAATTGGTATTTTATTTCGAACACGCCCACCTAAAAATATCAATTATATCTACGGATATAGAACAAAGAGATCTATGAAGTCAAAAGAAGCATGGGACTATGCCCATAAGCTGTGTGGTGCAGCTTATTTACTAATGGGCATATTAATACTGGTTATAGTATCTATAGGTAAATTACAAATGTCACTTGCCCCTGAATATCTAAGCTTGATAAACGCCGGAATAGGAATAATAGCACTGGTTATACCAATTCCATATATAGAAATGAAGCTAAAAGGAAAAATTGAAAAAAAGTAA
- a CDS encoding flavodoxin family protein, giving the protein MKVAIIYGNCRKGSTYNCVKIVKETLSKQGDFEFQEIWLQKDLPDHCLGCFNCILKGEEYCPHVEKVAPIVDTLVKVDGIILASPVYGLDVSGAMKTFIDHLCFMWMPHRPKEEMFSKIGLVISTAAGTGTKRANKSMNLALDYMGVKRTYSFGANVAASKWEDINHKKRVRMERDLASLGKKYHTSLVKRVNMKDRLFTKGVFIMMKKMIAGYEDGNVDKEYWKSKGWL; this is encoded by the coding sequence ATGAAGGTAGCAATTATTTACGGAAATTGTAGAAAGGGTAGTACCTATAACTGCGTAAAGATAGTAAAAGAGACACTCTCTAAGCAGGGAGACTTTGAATTTCAGGAAATATGGTTACAAAAGGATTTGCCTGATCACTGCTTGGGTTGTTTCAATTGTATACTCAAAGGAGAAGAATACTGTCCTCATGTTGAAAAAGTTGCACCAATAGTTGATACACTTGTAAAAGTAGATGGTATTATCCTAGCATCCCCTGTATATGGTTTAGATGTATCAGGGGCCATGAAGACCTTTATAGATCATCTTTGTTTTATGTGGATGCCCCACAGGCCTAAGGAAGAGATGTTTTCAAAGATAGGTTTGGTTATATCTACAGCTGCAGGTACAGGAACCAAAAGGGCAAATAAGTCTATGAATTTAGCCTTAGACTATATGGGGGTAAAGAGAACATACTCATTTGGAGCCAATGTGGCAGCCAGTAAATGGGAGGATATAAACCATAAGAAAAGGGTTAGAATGGAGAGGGATTTAGCCAGCCTAGGTAAGAAGTATCATACTAGTTTAGTGAAACGGGTAAATATGAAAGATAGATTGTTTACCAAGGGTGTTTTCATAATGATGAAGAAGATGATAGCAGGGTACGAAGATGGAAATGTTGATAAGGAGTATTGGAAGAGTAAAGGCTGGTTATGA
- a CDS encoding PadR family transcriptional regulator has protein sequence MNKIGRQLKKGVIDILILKLLSIENMYGYQLIQELDNKSDSVFLMKEGTLYPILYRLEDNNLIESYWDKEDAKRKVPRKYYKIKDEGLNELENMKEELDVLFNAVESIMNLGGV, from the coding sequence TTGAATAAAATAGGTAGGCAACTAAAAAAAGGAGTTATAGATATATTAATTCTAAAATTACTGAGCATAGAAAACATGTATGGATATCAACTAATTCAGGAATTAGATAACAAAAGTGACAGTGTATTTCTTATGAAGGAAGGGACATTGTATCCCATTTTATATAGGCTAGAAGACAATAATTTAATCGAAAGCTACTGGGATAAGGAAGACGCAAAAAGAAAAGTCCCTAGGAAGTACTACAAAATTAAGGACGAAGGTTTAAATGAGCTCGAGAATATGAAAGAAGAGCTTGATGTTTTGTTTAATGCAGTAGAATCTATAATGAACTTGGGGGGAGTATAA
- a CDS encoding Msr family ABC-F type ribosomal protection protein, translating to MELLIKGKDICVEYSGKDILDIKDIEIYDYHRIGLVGANGSGKSTLLKILLGEIELPGCKINRLGRFAYVPQLDQVSNTEVKDFSLMGKMGVKEVNLQNMSGGEETRLKIAQALSEQVHGIFADEPTSHLDSEGTEFLIGQLKYYTGALLVVSHDRYFLDEVVDKIWELKNGRITEYWGNYSDYVRQKEEEHQNETVKYQRFVAERDRLQKAVEEKRKQANKIEQKANSGAKKKNTQSAGRLGHQKPTGSKQKKLYNAAKSIENRIEALGDVEAPENTRSIRFRQSKALQLHNPYPIIGSEITKQLGGKLLFDNASFNIPLGSKVALTGGNGTGKTTLLKMILNQEDGITVSPKAMMGYFAQNGYKYNQALGIIEFMTQDCDYNTSEIRSVLASMGFAQTDISKKLSVLSGGEIIKLLIAKMLLGPYNILLMDEPSNFLDLPSIEALERLMKDYKGTIVFVSHDKGLIDNVADVVYDIKDNQLHLV from the coding sequence ATGGAATTGTTAATAAAAGGAAAAGATATCTGTGTAGAATACTCAGGTAAGGATATTTTAGATATAAAGGACATAGAAATATACGATTACCATAGAATTGGATTGGTAGGCGCCAATGGTTCAGGGAAAAGCACGCTACTAAAGATTCTTTTGGGGGAAATAGAACTTCCAGGATGTAAAATTAATCGATTAGGTAGATTTGCATATGTGCCCCAGCTAGACCAAGTAAGTAATACAGAAGTTAAAGACTTTTCACTTATGGGCAAAATGGGTGTAAAAGAAGTAAATTTGCAGAACATGAGTGGTGGAGAAGAAACAAGGCTTAAAATAGCTCAAGCTTTATCAGAACAAGTACATGGTATTTTTGCCGATGAACCCACATCTCACTTGGATAGTGAAGGGACAGAGTTTTTAATTGGGCAACTAAAATACTATACTGGAGCCCTACTGGTAGTAAGCCATGACCGTTATTTCCTTGATGAGGTAGTGGATAAAATATGGGAACTAAAGAATGGCAGAATCACAGAATACTGGGGTAACTATTCTGATTATGTTCGACAAAAAGAGGAAGAACACCAAAATGAAACTGTAAAATATCAACGTTTTGTTGCTGAACGGGACAGACTACAAAAAGCTGTAGAGGAAAAGCGAAAACAAGCGAATAAAATAGAGCAAAAGGCAAATAGCGGTGCTAAAAAGAAAAACACTCAAAGTGCGGGACGATTAGGGCACCAGAAACCAACTGGAAGTAAGCAGAAAAAGCTATATAATGCTGCTAAATCCATTGAGAATAGGATAGAGGCCTTAGGTGATGTAGAAGCTCCTGAAAACACCCGTTCAATTCGATTCCGACAAAGTAAAGCACTACAGCTCCATAACCCATACCCCATCATTGGTTCAGAAATAACTAAACAATTAGGGGGCAAGCTACTATTTGATAATGCCTCATTTAATATACCTCTGGGCTCAAAAGTAGCCTTGACAGGAGGCAACGGAACAGGAAAAACCACCCTATTAAAGATGATCCTAAATCAAGAAGATGGTATCACAGTCTCACCCAAAGCTATGATGGGTTACTTTGCTCAAAATGGTTATAAGTATAACCAAGCGCTGGGTATCATCGAATTTATGACCCAAGACTGTGATTACAATACTTCTGAGATCCGTTCTGTGCTGGCATCAATGGGCTTTGCACAGACAGATATCTCTAAAAAGTTATCTGTACTAAGTGGCGGGGAAATTATAAAGCTATTGATCGCTAAAATGCTACTAGGACCATACAATATACTGCTCATGGATGAACCCAGCAATTTCCTAGATTTGCCCAGCATAGAAGCGTTGGAACGTCTTATGAAAGACTATAAAGGAACAATTGTGTTTGTATCCCATGACAAGGGACTAATAGATAACGTGGCTGATGTAGTTTATGATATAAAGGACAATCAGCTGCACCTAGTTTAA
- a CDS encoding methyl-accepting chemotaxis protein, which translates to MSKLKEIFKGLSFKLILYFSTLLIVVSLILSTISYNSASGALIDEVEGSLPYKAEDVSNVVAANIENNFIFLEGLAQREFVTDVENDDMQGKMDTLLQIVMGTDFLRIGISDLNGNLFLSDSYGLRGEIVDVSSREYYHESLKGKRGLMDPTVSVNTDDNGGVIIVYSVPIEVEGEIIGVLVAVGDATFLNNLVDGITYGETGYAYLLNKNGVTVAHPNVTFVREMFNVIEAGKSDEVYKFVGQAATKMVKGDTNVTHYTLNGTEMYVGYSPVANTSWIVGVTVPKDEVLRALPALKGRLMLITIIALIIGVVLVSVVARRITTPIVAATAQCNRMASGNFTEFMDEKFTKRSDEIGTLASGFNEIVTSMQSLTKSINEKAEQLAASSEELTASSEQAAMASEHVANSAGEVAINTDKQLSEVLNTTAAMEQITTSIQEVNTNASFIQQMSQEMQGQAGEGKNNIGLVNAKMKDINESSLEVTKGIKQLAESSDKIRNITELIQGISRQINLLALNAAIEAARAGEAGKGFAVVADEVRKLAEESNSAVLNIVSIIQENRDSVTEVNRIMDGTAEHVKEGMEAVKIANASFDEVAEVIRAVSEQIKVVGNSVEQVSNGSQTVSASASEVELSSKEVAGQIQNISAATEEQTASMEEISASSQALAKLAQELHSLIAEIKV; encoded by the coding sequence ATGAGCAAATTAAAGGAAATATTTAAAGGTTTAAGTTTTAAGTTAATTTTGTACTTTTCTACTCTTTTGATTGTAGTTAGTCTTATATTATCAACTATTTCGTACAACAGTGCTTCGGGAGCACTAATCGATGAGGTTGAAGGGTCATTACCCTATAAAGCTGAAGATGTTAGTAATGTCGTAGCAGCTAATATTGAAAACAACTTTATTTTTTTGGAAGGGTTAGCACAAAGAGAGTTTGTGACAGATGTAGAGAATGATGACATGCAGGGGAAAATGGATACTCTCTTGCAAATTGTCATGGGAACGGATTTTTTAAGAATTGGAATCTCTGACTTAAATGGTAATCTTTTTCTTTCTGACTCCTATGGACTAAGGGGTGAAATAGTTGACGTCTCCAGTAGGGAATACTACCATGAATCCTTAAAGGGAAAAAGAGGTCTTATGGATCCCACGGTAAGTGTAAACACAGACGATAATGGGGGAGTAATTATCGTATACTCTGTGCCTATAGAAGTTGAAGGAGAAATAATAGGGGTATTAGTAGCTGTGGGAGATGCCACATTTCTTAATAACTTAGTAGATGGCATAACTTATGGCGAAACAGGTTACGCATATCTGTTAAATAAAAACGGAGTTACAGTTGCTCATCCAAATGTAACCTTCGTTAGAGAAATGTTCAATGTTATTGAAGCAGGCAAAAGTGATGAGGTTTATAAATTTGTAGGACAAGCAGCAACTAAAATGGTAAAAGGGGATACAAATGTTACCCATTATACCTTAAATGGTACTGAAATGTACGTGGGATATTCACCAGTGGCTAACACATCATGGATTGTAGGGGTAACTGTACCTAAGGACGAAGTCTTAAGGGCTTTGCCTGCATTAAAAGGTAGATTGATGCTCATTACAATTATAGCTTTAATTATAGGGGTAGTCTTAGTTTCAGTGGTGGCAAGGAGAATTACAACACCTATTGTTGCGGCTACTGCTCAATGTAATAGAATGGCTTCAGGGAATTTTACTGAATTTATGGATGAAAAGTTTACAAAAAGAAGTGATGAAATTGGAACGTTAGCTTCCGGGTTTAACGAAATTGTTACATCGATGCAGAGTCTAACAAAGAGCATAAATGAAAAGGCAGAGCAACTAGCAGCAAGTTCAGAAGAGCTAACTGCAAGTTCCGAACAAGCTGCAATGGCCTCGGAGCATGTAGCTAACTCGGCTGGTGAAGTTGCTATCAATACGGATAAACAATTATCTGAGGTATTAAACACCACAGCAGCCATGGAACAGATAACCACTAGTATCCAGGAGGTAAATACCAATGCATCTTTTATTCAACAGATGAGTCAAGAAATGCAAGGACAAGCTGGAGAGGGTAAAAATAATATTGGTTTAGTAAATGCAAAAATGAAGGATATAAATGAAAGCAGTTTAGAGGTTACAAAGGGAATCAAACAGTTAGCTGAAAGCTCAGATAAAATTCGTAACATAACAGAGCTGATACAAGGAATTTCAAGGCAGATTAACTTATTAGCACTAAATGCTGCCATAGAGGCTGCAAGGGCAGGTGAAGCAGGAAAAGGATTTGCTGTAGTAGCAGATGAAGTTAGGAAGCTTGCTGAAGAATCAAACTCAGCAGTTCTGAACATAGTTAGCATTATACAAGAGAATAGGGATAGTGTAACAGAAGTAAATAGAATTATGGATGGCACAGCTGAGCATGTAAAAGAAGGAATGGAAGCTGTGAAAATAGCAAATGCTTCTTTTGATGAAGTTGCAGAAGTAATTCGAGCAGTCAGTGAACAGATAAAAGTAGTGGGTAATTCAGTGGAGCAGGTTAGTAATGGAAGTCAAACAGTATCTGCATCAGCTTCTGAAGTGGAACTCTCCTCTAAAGAAGTTGCAGGTCAAATTCAGAACATATCTGCAGCCACAGAGGAACAAACTGCCTCCATGGAGGAAATCTCTGCATCAAGTCAGGCTCTGGCTAAATTAGCTCAAGAATTACACTCACTAATAGCAGAAATTAAAGTTTAA